Proteins encoded together in one Neobacillus sp. FSL H8-0543 window:
- the uvrA gene encoding excinuclease ABC subunit UvrA, with protein MVMDKIIVKGARAHNLKNIDVTIPRDKLVVITGLSGSGKSSLAFDTIYAEGQRRYVESLSAYARQFLGQLDKPDVDSIDGLSPAISIDQKTTSRNPRSTVGTVTEIYDYFRLLFARVGRPTCPIHHIEISAQTIEQMVDRIVEYPEKTKMQILAPVISGRKGAHVKVFEDIKKQGFVRVRVNGEMLDLGDEITLDKNKKHSIEVVIDRIVQKEGIAARLAESLEMGLKLGEGNVIVDVIGEDELLFSENLSCPHCGFSIGKLEPRMFSFNSPFGACSECDGLGAKLEVDVDLVIPNKDLSLKQHAIAPWEPTSSQYYPQLLQAVCDHYGVDMDMPVKDIPDNLLEKVLYGTKGDKIYFRYENDFGQFREGHIEFEGVIRNVERRFKETSSDYIREQMEKYMGEKPCQTCKGHRLKKESLAVLISGRHISQLTELSIEDSLQFFSELQLSEKEMQIGKLIFREIYERLGFLVNVGLDYLSLSRAAGTLSGGEAQRIRLATQIGSRLTGVLYILDEPSIGLHQRDNDRLIEALRTMSEIGNSLIVVEHDEDTMLAADYLIDIGPGAGVHGGKVVSAGTPQEVMNDPNSLTGEYLSGRRFIPLPLERRKPDGRYLEIKGASENNLKNVNVKLPLGMFIAITGVSGSGKSSLINEILYKSLAQKLNRAKTKPGKHKEIKGLEYLEKVIDIDQSAIGRTPRSNPATYTGVFDDVRDLFASTNEAKVRGYKKGRFSFNVKGGRCEACRGDGIIKVEMHFLPDVYVPCEVCHGKRYNRETLEVKYKGKSISDILDMTVEAGVEFFENHPKISRKLQTIFDVGLGYITLGQPATTLSGGEAQRVKLASELHRRSSGKSFYILDEPTTGLHTDDISRLLVVLQRLVENGETVLVIEHNLDVIKAADYLVDLGPEGGDKGGTIIATGTPEKVAEVAESYTGQYLKPVLERDRLRMKQQVLEKEAIIKS; from the coding sequence TTGGTAATGGATAAAATAATCGTAAAAGGCGCCAGAGCCCATAATTTAAAAAATATTGATGTCACGATTCCGCGTGATAAGCTCGTTGTAATAACGGGGCTTTCTGGTTCTGGGAAGTCGTCGCTTGCTTTTGATACGATTTATGCGGAAGGGCAGCGGCGCTATGTTGAATCTTTATCAGCATACGCAAGGCAATTTTTAGGACAATTGGACAAACCCGATGTCGATTCGATTGATGGACTATCACCAGCCATTTCTATTGATCAAAAAACAACAAGCCGTAACCCCCGTTCAACAGTGGGGACGGTGACGGAAATATATGACTATTTTCGACTTTTATTTGCACGGGTTGGCCGACCTACCTGTCCTATCCACCATATCGAAATCAGCGCACAAACAATTGAACAAATGGTTGATCGGATAGTAGAGTATCCAGAAAAAACAAAAATGCAAATCCTTGCACCAGTTATATCAGGCCGAAAGGGAGCGCATGTTAAAGTTTTTGAGGATATTAAGAAACAGGGATTTGTCCGTGTTCGGGTAAATGGTGAAATGCTTGACCTTGGGGATGAAATCACATTAGATAAAAATAAAAAGCATTCGATTGAAGTAGTAATTGACCGAATCGTCCAAAAGGAAGGGATTGCTGCCAGGCTAGCCGAGTCACTTGAAATGGGTCTTAAACTGGGTGAAGGCAACGTTATCGTTGATGTGATTGGTGAGGATGAACTACTCTTCAGTGAAAATCTGTCCTGTCCCCATTGCGGTTTTTCTATTGGAAAATTAGAGCCGCGGATGTTTTCGTTTAACAGTCCATTTGGGGCATGTTCGGAGTGCGATGGACTCGGAGCGAAGCTTGAAGTCGACGTTGACCTTGTGATACCAAATAAGGATTTATCCCTTAAACAGCATGCGATTGCGCCATGGGAGCCGACAAGTTCACAGTATTACCCGCAGCTGCTTCAAGCGGTTTGTGATCACTATGGTGTCGATATGGATATGCCAGTTAAGGATATTCCAGACAATCTTTTAGAAAAAGTTCTATATGGCACCAAAGGGGATAAAATTTACTTTCGTTATGAGAACGACTTTGGTCAGTTCCGTGAAGGACATATCGAGTTTGAAGGTGTTATTAGAAATGTAGAGCGACGCTTTAAAGAAACAAGCTCTGATTATATCCGTGAGCAAATGGAAAAGTACATGGGCGAGAAACCGTGTCAGACTTGTAAAGGACACCGTTTGAAAAAGGAGAGCCTTGCCGTACTCATTTCCGGTCGTCACATTTCCCAATTGACCGAGCTTTCAATTGAAGATAGCCTTCAATTCTTTTCCGAATTACAGCTTTCAGAAAAAGAAATGCAAATAGGCAAGCTAATTTTTCGAGAGATTTATGAGCGCCTTGGTTTCCTTGTAAATGTAGGGCTGGATTATCTGAGTTTAAGCCGTGCAGCTGGAACACTTTCTGGCGGCGAAGCCCAGCGAATTCGATTGGCAACACAGATTGGTTCCCGATTAACTGGCGTTCTCTACATTTTAGATGAACCTTCTATCGGACTTCATCAGCGTGACAATGACCGCTTAATAGAAGCATTAAGGACGATGAGCGAAATTGGCAATTCACTCATTGTTGTTGAACATGATGAGGACACAATGCTTGCAGCCGATTATTTAATTGATATTGGTCCAGGAGCAGGTGTTCATGGTGGTAAAGTTGTTTCTGCCGGGACTCCACAAGAAGTGATGAATGATCCGAATTCATTGACAGGGGAATATTTATCAGGGAGAAGGTTTATTCCATTGCCATTAGAGCGCCGAAAGCCAGATGGTCGTTATCTCGAAATAAAAGGTGCTTCTGAAAATAACCTAAAAAATGTGAATGTTAAGCTACCGCTTGGAATGTTCATCGCCATTACTGGTGTTTCTGGTTCAGGTAAGAGCTCGCTTATTAATGAAATACTTTATAAGTCACTCGCACAAAAGCTTAATAGGGCAAAAACAAAGCCTGGAAAACATAAGGAAATTAAAGGGTTAGAGTATTTAGAAAAAGTCATCGATATTGATCAATCAGCAATCGGAAGAACCCCCCGTTCAAACCCGGCTACATATACAGGCGTATTTGATGATGTTCGTGATTTGTTTGCTTCGACAAACGAAGCAAAGGTACGCGGATATAAGAAGGGTCGCTTCAGCTTTAATGTTAAAGGTGGGCGCTGTGAGGCTTGTCGTGGGGATGGAATCATTAAAGTTGAGATGCACTTTTTGCCTGATGTCTATGTTCCATGTGAAGTCTGCCATGGAAAACGTTATAATCGTGAGACCTTAGAAGTGAAATATAAAGGTAAGAGTATTTCCGATATTCTTGATATGACAGTTGAGGCTGGTGTGGAGTTTTTCGAAAACCATCCAAAAATCAGCCGCAAGCTGCAAACAATTTTTGATGTCGGGCTTGGTTATATTACACTTGGTCAACCTGCTACCACATTATCAGGTGGGGAAGCCCAGCGAGTTAAGCTTGCTTCTGAGCTGCACCGCCGTTCATCAGGTAAATCCTTCTACATCTTAGATGAGCCGACAACTGGTCTTCATACCGATGATATTTCACGTTTATTGGTTGTTTTGCAGCGGCTAGTTGAAAATGGTGAAACCGTACTTGTAATTGAACATAATCTTGATGTAATTAAAGCAGCGGATTATCTTGTCGATCTTGGCCCTGAAGGTGGAGATAAGGGCGGGACGATAATCGCCACAGGTACACCTGAAAAAGTCGCCGAGGTGGCTGAATCCTACACAGGTCAGTATTTAAAGCCAGTTCTAGAACGCGATCGTTTACGAATGAAACAACAAGTTCTAGAAAAAGAAGCCATTATAAAAAGCTAA
- a CDS encoding DUF4097 domain-containing protein produces MMKEERKRILKMVEEGKISVDEALSLIEDLEKATQTQEQKQEKIAQELSTAFKFEEAKKEESAYGKVQSTKDKIFDFVDSALKKVKDLDIDLNFGKSVEISHIFHQADVYLKDIDIDIANGSLKIVPWDQLDVRIECQAKVYRVENSDQARQNFLKDILFAIEGQKLRFMTQQKWMKVDAVVYIPQAEYERVRVRLFNGPISGEELTIRDFRAKTANGKMEFARLNGKKAEIEAANGHITLKSSVIDDLEAETLNGAIKIDGDYRKIETQTFNGNTTYHQSGTRCELISAKATTGGIDLYIPDGVAASGELKTNLGGFNIKLDGIQILEEKSEMIQKVLRFQSVNIPERTLKIFADTKTGSVTIHKSDDLSFSK; encoded by the coding sequence ATGATGAAAGAAGAGCGCAAACGTATTTTAAAGATGGTCGAGGAAGGTAAAATAAGTGTTGATGAAGCACTGTCATTGATTGAAGATCTCGAAAAAGCAACACAGACACAGGAGCAAAAGCAAGAGAAAATTGCCCAGGAGTTATCAACCGCATTCAAGTTTGAAGAAGCGAAAAAAGAAGAATCAGCATATGGAAAGGTTCAGTCGACAAAGGATAAGATTTTTGATTTTGTTGATTCGGCTTTGAAAAAAGTTAAGGATCTAGATATTGATTTAAACTTTGGAAAGTCTGTTGAAATCTCACATATTTTCCATCAAGCTGATGTTTACCTAAAGGATATTGATATTGACATTGCCAATGGTTCATTAAAGATTGTTCCTTGGGATCAACTGGATGTCCGCATCGAGTGTCAGGCAAAAGTATATCGTGTGGAAAATTCAGATCAGGCGCGGCAAAACTTTTTAAAGGATATTCTTTTTGCCATCGAGGGCCAGAAATTACGTTTTATGACCCAGCAAAAGTGGATGAAGGTCGATGCAGTGGTTTATATTCCGCAGGCAGAATATGAAAGAGTTCGTGTCAGGTTGTTTAATGGACCGATATCTGGTGAGGAATTGACGATAAGAGATTTCCGGGCAAAAACAGCAAACGGCAAAATGGAATTTGCACGATTGAACGGGAAAAAGGCCGAAATCGAAGCGGCAAACGGGCATATTACATTAAAAAGCAGCGTAATCGATGACCTTGAGGCCGAGACGCTAAATGGTGCAATCAAAATCGATGGTGACTACAGAAAGATAGAAACACAAACCTTTAACGGGAACACTACGTATCATCAAAGTGGAACTCGTTGTGAATTAATTTCGGCAAAAGCTACAACTGGCGGGATTGATTTGTATATTCCCGATGGAGTAGCCGCTAGCGGTGAATTAAAGACGAATCTCGGCGGGTTCAATATAAAGCTGGATGGGATTCAGATTCTAGAAGAAAAAAGCGAAATGATTCAAAAGGTTCTTCGCTTCCAATCAGTCAATATTCCAGAGCGTACATTAAAGATCTTTGCAGATACGAAAACGGGATCGGTTACGATTCATAAATCTGACGACCTTAGTTTTTCAAAATAG
- a CDS encoding DUF2198 family protein — MVIRYLSALILPGLLVLLFTRVTYNRIIGLVLTVGLIAASAFKGYTNTIPLIVVDAFSLTAGFWLAAKMKQRAVKRS, encoded by the coding sequence ATAGTTATTAGGTACTTGTCAGCGCTTATTCTGCCAGGGTTACTCGTTTTGCTTTTTACCCGAGTCACTTATAATCGGATTATTGGTCTTGTGTTAACGGTGGGACTCATTGCTGCCTCTGCTTTTAAAGGGTATACGAATACAATCCCGCTCATTGTAGTTGATGCCTTTTCACTTACTGCCGGCTTCTGGTTAGCCGCAAAAATGAAGCAAAGAGCCGTCAAAAGAAGTTAA
- the uvrB gene encoding excinuclease ABC subunit UvrB, protein MKDQFELVSKYSPQGDQPEAIRQLVEGINNNKRHQTLLGATGTGKTFTVSNVIKEVTKPTLVIAHNKTLAGQLYSEFKEFFPNNAVEYFVSYYDYFQPEAYVPSTDTFIEKDSSVNDEIDKLRHSATSSLFERKDVIVIASVSCIYGLGSPEEYRDMVLSLRKGMEIERNKLLHRLVDIQYERNDIDFKRGTFRVRGDVVEIFPVSRDEHCLRVELFGDEIDRIREVNALTGEIIAEREHVAIFPASHFVTGEEKLLKAIENIEKELEERLAELREDNKLLEAQRLEQRTRYDLEMMREMGFCSGIENYSRHLTLRPAGSTPYTLIDFFPEDFLMIVDESHVTLPQVRGMFNGDRARKQVLVDHGFRLPSALDNRPLTFDEFEKHIHNAIFVSATPGPYELEHTPEMVHQIIRPTGLLDPTIEVRPIQGQIDDIIGEIQERIKNNERVLITTLTKKMSEDLTDYLKEIGIKVQYLHSEVKTLERIEIIRELRLGTYDVLVGINLLREGLDIPEVSLITILDADKEGFLRSERSLIQTIGRAARNANGHVILYADRITNSMELAINVTRERRAIQEEYNKKHGITPMTIQKSIRDVIRATHAAEEQEDYKPSFGKMSKKEKEKLIATMEKEMKTEAKALNFERAAELRDLILELKAEG, encoded by the coding sequence GTGAAGGACCAATTTGAATTAGTCTCCAAGTACTCACCTCAAGGTGACCAGCCAGAAGCTATTCGCCAATTAGTAGAAGGAATTAATAACAATAAGCGTCATCAAACGCTTCTAGGTGCAACGGGTACGGGGAAGACGTTTACCGTTTCAAACGTAATCAAAGAGGTAACTAAGCCGACGTTAGTCATTGCCCACAATAAAACCTTAGCAGGACAGCTCTACAGTGAATTCAAGGAATTTTTTCCAAACAATGCCGTTGAGTATTTTGTTAGCTACTACGATTACTTTCAGCCTGAAGCCTATGTTCCCTCGACAGATACATTCATTGAAAAAGATTCCAGTGTTAACGATGAGATTGATAAGCTACGCCACTCGGCGACCTCGTCGTTATTTGAGCGCAAAGATGTCATCGTTATTGCCAGTGTTTCCTGTATTTACGGATTGGGTTCACCTGAAGAATACCGGGATATGGTGCTTTCACTCAGGAAAGGCATGGAAATTGAGCGTAATAAGCTTCTGCATCGGTTAGTTGATATCCAATATGAACGAAATGATATTGATTTTAAACGCGGTACCTTTCGTGTCCGGGGCGATGTTGTTGAAATTTTTCCTGTTTCCCGTGATGAACATTGCTTGCGGGTTGAACTTTTCGGTGATGAAATCGACCGGATTCGTGAAGTTAATGCACTTACAGGAGAAATAATTGCCGAGCGTGAGCATGTCGCAATCTTCCCGGCCTCCCACTTTGTTACCGGGGAGGAGAAACTACTTAAAGCCATTGAAAATATTGAAAAAGAATTGGAAGAGCGACTAGCTGAACTTCGTGAAGACAACAAATTACTTGAAGCCCAGCGGCTTGAACAGCGTACGCGGTATGATCTTGAAATGATGCGGGAGATGGGCTTTTGCTCTGGAATCGAAAACTACTCGCGCCATTTAACCTTAAGGCCAGCCGGTTCCACACCCTATACGTTAATCGATTTCTTTCCAGAGGACTTTTTAATGATTGTCGACGAATCCCATGTTACCCTGCCTCAGGTTAGAGGGATGTTCAATGGTGATAGAGCGCGTAAACAGGTATTGGTAGACCATGGTTTTCGCCTGCCTTCCGCACTTGATAATCGACCATTAACCTTTGATGAATTTGAGAAGCATATCCACAATGCCATCTTTGTTTCGGCTACACCAGGACCTTATGAGCTGGAGCATACACCAGAAATGGTTCACCAAATCATACGGCCAACAGGCTTGCTTGATCCAACGATTGAAGTGCGTCCAATTCAGGGCCAAATCGATGACATAATAGGTGAAATTCAGGAACGGATAAAGAATAATGAACGGGTGTTAATTACAACATTAACAAAGAAAATGTCCGAGGATTTAACGGACTATTTGAAGGAAATCGGTATTAAAGTACAGTATTTACATTCTGAAGTAAAAACACTTGAACGAATTGAGATTATACGGGAACTAAGACTGGGCACGTATGATGTCCTTGTTGGTATCAACCTGCTCCGTGAAGGGCTTGATATTCCGGAGGTATCGCTGATTACCATTTTAGATGCCGATAAAGAAGGATTCCTTCGCTCCGAACGATCGTTAATTCAAACTATTGGCCGTGCAGCCCGTAATGCCAATGGTCATGTCATCTTATATGCGGACAGGATAACGAACTCAATGGAATTGGCGATAAATGTAACAAGGGAACGCCGTGCCATTCAGGAAGAGTATAATAAAAAGCACGGGATTACTCCAATGACGATACAAAAGAGTATTCGTGATGTGATTCGTGCCACTCATGCGGCAGAAGAGCAGGAAGATTATAAGCCGTCATTTGGTAAAATGTCAAAGAAGGAAAAAGAGAAATTGATTGCCACGATGGAAAAAGAAATGAAGACAGAGGCAAAAGCGCTTAATTTTGAACGGGCTGCCGAGCTTCGTGATTTAATATTAGAGTTGAAAGCGGAAGGATGA